DNA from Bifidobacteriaceae bacterium:
GGGCGCTGAGGCGGCGCAAGCCGGCCACGAAGACGGCTCCGCCAGTCCGCCGGGCAGCCAGCCTCGCCCCTGCTGGGGAAGGCGTCAACCAGCCGGATTGGTCCTTGCCCGTGGCCGCCGGCAACGAGGCCACGAAGGAACGCGCCCGCGCCTGGTCCAACTCCACTACCCGCTCCAGCCCGCAGTGCGCTTGGGCGGCGTTGCCCAACGCCCGCACCCACCGGTCCGGCATGGCGACGGGCCGCTCCCGCACCGTCTCGTCAAGGCTGGAAACCTCCAACCCGTCCGAGCCGACCTCCAGACGCAGCAGTTGGTCCCGCCGGACCCGTGCGAGCGCCTGCCTCAGCCCCAAGTTGACATCCACATTGGTGGTGCCGAAGCCGATCTCGCCGCCGTCGAACCCGGCCTCCAACAAGTCGAGGCGCGCGTAGACGCCGTTGCAGGCCGAGAAGCACTCGGCCCGCAGCCGGTCGCCCTGTGCGCTCAAGACCGGATCGCGGGACACCTCCGGCCTGTATTGGAAATACCGGGTCGCCGTGACCTCGGCCAACGCCGCCAGCCCGCGCGCCACCACGGCCGGGAAAGCCGCGAAGCCCTTGAAGAAGCAGGGACTCGGCGCCACGCCCTCAGGCGTAAGGGCCGGCGCGAGCGCCAAACCCAGTTGGTCGCCCTCCAACGCCGATTCGCCCACAAATGACCGGACCATCCCGACCCCTCCTGTCTACCCCGCCCGCTCCCCGCCTCGCAAGAATACAAGGGACGTATGTCAGCGCCGTGACCTGCCCGAACATCCCCCGAAGCCACCACGACCGGCCTGCGGCGGCCTGGCGCCGGGCCGCCCAGGCCCAGCCGAATGACACGTCCCCGGACGCCGAGCCGCGTCGGCCCGACCAGCCCCCGCGCCCGGTCTGACCCGCCCCCGCCCTGGCCCCGCTCGTCCGGTAACCTTTTCCGGGGCCGAACGCGGACCTCGGCGGGCGGTCACCCCGGCCGCCCAAAAGCGGCAGGAAGGAACCGACATGCCAGGAATAGTGCTGGTCGGCGCGCAGTGGGGCGACGAGGGCAAAGGCAAGGCCACCGACCTGCTGGGCCAGGACGTGGACTACGTGGTCAAGTTCAACGGCGGCAACAACGCCGGGCACACGGTGGTGATCGGCGGCCAAAGCTACGCGCTGCACCTGCTCCCCTCCGGCATCCTCACCCCCGGCGTCACCCCGGTAATCGGCAATGGCGTGGTCGTGGACCTGGAGGTCCTGTTCGGGGAACTCCAGGCGATGGAGTCCCGCGGGATTGACGTCTCCCGCCTGGTGCTGTCCTCGAACGCGCACCTCATCCCCAGTTACAACCGCACCATGGACAAGGTCACCGAGCGGTTCCTTGGCAAACGCCAGATCGGCACCACGGGACGAGGGATCGGCCCGACCTACGCGGACAAGATGCAACGGGTGGGCTTGAGGGTCCAGGACCTGTTCGACACGTCGATCCTGCGCCAGAAGATCGAGGGCGCTTTGATGCAGAAGAACCACCTGCTGGTCAAGGTGTACAACCGCCGCGCCATTTCCGTGAACGAGGTCCTGGACGAATTGGAGGCCTACGCCGATCGCGTCCGCCCCCTGGTGGCGGACACGGCCTTGCTGCTCAACAACGCCCTGGACCAGGGAGCGACGGTCCTCTTCGAGGGCGGCCAGGCCACCATGCTGGACGTGGACCACGGCACCTATCCGTTCGTGACCAGTTCGAACGCGACCGCCGGCGGCGCCTGCACCGGCAGCGGCGTGGGGCCCAAGCGGATCGACCGGGTGGTGGCGGTCGTCAAGGCCTACGCCACCCGGGTCGGCGCGGGCCCGTTCGTCACAGAATTGCACGATGCCGCCGGGGAGCGTTTGCGCGAAGCCGGCCACGAGTACGGGGTCACCACCGGCCGCCCGCGCCGCTGCGGTTGGTATGACGCGCCGGTGGCGCGTTACGCCGCCCGGATCAACGGCGTCACCGACTTCGTGTTGACCAAGCTTGACGTGCTGACCGGTTGGGACCGCATCCCCGTGTGCGTGGCCTATGACGTGAACGGGTCGCTCCACCACGACCTGCCGGTCTCCCAAAGCGACATCCACCACGCCCGGCCCGTCTACGAATACCTGCCCGGCTGGGACGAGGACATCTCCCGCGCCCGCTCCTTCAAGCAACTGCCGCGCAACGCCCAGTCCTACGTCACCGCGATCGAGGAGATGTCCGGCGCCCGCATCTCCGTGGTGGGCGTTGGCGCGGCCCGCGACGCGATCGTCCAACGCCACCCGCTCCTAGCCCGCTGACCCCCCGAAATGGGGACGGTACCTGTTTCCGCAAGCGGAAACAGGTACCGTCCCCATTTCCAGGTACCGTCCCCATTTGCGCGGCCGGACGGCATCGTACAACGGCCATTACCCGGGAGGGCGGGAAGCGGCCGTTCGAGCGCTCGCGGAATGCGAATAGGCTAGTGGGTGGTGTGGATCGTGGGCCTACCGCCGGAGGCCGCCGGAAGGCGAAGGCGGACGGCGGACGATCTGCGGGCGTGGCCAACCGGGTGGCCCGGTAGCCCGACCGCGCTCCTCCTCCTGTGTCTGGTGCACCGCGGGGATTACAACTGACCGATGGAAGGTTTTGTGAGACATGACCATTGCTGACACCTCGTTCGCCGCCATTGCGGCAACGGCGCCGACTAAGAACGCCAAACTCATCCAGTGGGTGTCTGACGTCGCGAAGAAGACCCAGCCGAGCGAAATCGTTTGGGCTGACGGCTCGGAAGAGGAATGGAAGCGCTTGACCGATGAGATGGTCGCCTCCGGCACGCTCATCCGTTTGAACCCC
Protein-coding regions in this window:
- a CDS encoding SWIM zinc finger domain-containing protein, whose amino-acid sequence is MVRSFVGESALEGDQLGLALAPALTPEGVAPSPCFFKGFAAFPAVVARGLAALAEVTATRYFQYRPEVSRDPVLSAQGDRLRAECFSACNGVYARLDLLEAGFDGGEIGFGTTNVDVNLGLRQALARVRRDQLLRLEVGSDGLEVSSLDETVRERPVAMPDRWVRALGNAAQAHCGLERVVELDQARARSFVASLPAATGKDQSGWLTPSPAGARLAARRTGGAVFVAGLRRLSALKRLLTNLEELTFYQAADSEPGPVLVEAALPAARLTLGLTAEAWRGFSGEGALLVSLAAPTALEDARLVGVLLAFEPVIDVARLARKAGIGPERARAALAVLAASGRVGWDAHDSAYFHRELPDDPDRVTRDNPRLAAARGLVEAVEAAGGGQWLVRSGGGDYQVSFDPAGGVSAARCTCAWYLKHPTGRGPCKHVLAVQLKESA
- a CDS encoding adenylosuccinate synthase: MPGIVLVGAQWGDEGKGKATDLLGQDVDYVVKFNGGNNAGHTVVIGGQSYALHLLPSGILTPGVTPVIGNGVVVDLEVLFGELQAMESRGIDVSRLVLSSNAHLIPSYNRTMDKVTERFLGKRQIGTTGRGIGPTYADKMQRVGLRVQDLFDTSILRQKIEGALMQKNHLLVKVYNRRAISVNEVLDELEAYADRVRPLVADTALLLNNALDQGATVLFEGGQATMLDVDHGTYPFVTSSNATAGGACTGSGVGPKRIDRVVAVVKAYATRVGAGPFVTELHDAAGERLREAGHEYGVTTGRPRRCGWYDAPVARYAARINGVTDFVLTKLDVLTGWDRIPVCVAYDVNGSLHHDLPVSQSDIHHARPVYEYLPGWDEDISRARSFKQLPRNAQSYVTAIEEMSGARISVVGVGAARDAIVQRHPLLAR